In Hemiscyllium ocellatum isolate sHemOce1 chromosome 33, sHemOce1.pat.X.cur, whole genome shotgun sequence, the following are encoded in one genomic region:
- the LOC132831375 gene encoding dynein axonemal light chain 4-like, protein MAEPEAKKEDADSRRIQTFPIVRFCDMPEEMKVETMELCVTACEKFSANNETAAKMIKETMDKRFGASWHVVVGEGFGFEVTHEMKNILYMYFGGNMAVCVWKCT, encoded by the exons ATGGCAGAGCCCGAGGCAAAGAAAGAAGATGCAGACTCCAGACgaatccaaacctttcctattgtcAGG TTTTGTGATATGCCAGAGGAAATGAAAGTGGAGACGATGGAATTGTGTGTCACAGCGTGCGAGAAGTTTTCTGCAAACAATGAG ACTGCAGCCAAAATGATTAAAGAGACTATGGACAAGAGGTTTGGTGCTTCTTGGCACGTGGTAGTCGGTGAAGGATTCGGCTTTGAGGTCACTCACGAGATGAAGAACATTCTGTACATGTATTTCGGGGGCAAcatggcagtgtgtgtgtggaagtgcacaTAA